The Flexivirga aerilata sequence ATGAACGGCAAGAAGACCTGGGCCAACCAGGGCAAGCCGGGCTGGGGCAGGTTCACGCTGACCGTGCCCGACCCGAAGTCGAACCCGCTCGGCGCCGTCGCCTATGGCGCATTCACCACGATGGTCAACGGCGGGCCGATCACCGGCCAGCCCAACCTGCTGCAGCCCAGCGACACCGAGCTCGCCGTGCTGCACGCCGGCCAGGTGATGAACCCGGTGGCGACCACCCAGGCGGCCGACGCGACCCTCAACGCCTCCTCCGTGGACGCCTTCGCCGCCAAGACCTCCGGTGTGCTCACCACCGAGCAGGCCGTGATGGCCCACAACGGGGCCCGCGGTGCGCTGCCGTTCGTCCCGGTGCCGCTGCTCGGCGGGGTGGCCGCGATGCCGGTCAACGCCGCGGTCGCGCCGAAGTCGGACAACCGGCAGACCGCCGCCGCGGTGCTGCGCGACCTGCGCTCGTCGGCGGGTGCCGCGGCGCTCAAGGCGGCCGGTTTCCGCGGGCCGAAGGGCGAAGCGCCCGACTCCCCCACGGCGCCGAAACTGACTGCGCCCCAATTCTTCTCGGACACCCAGCTCGCGTCCGCACGCAAGGGCTTCGCGCAGGCGCAGCGGCGCAACTCGATCCTCGCCGTGCTCGACCTGTCCGGCTCGATGAACGACGACTTCAGCAACAGCGGCAAGAGCAAGATCAGCCTGCTGAAGCAACTGACCGCCCTCTCCTACTCGGTCGCCTCCCCGAAGTCGGTGTCGAGCGTCTGGTTCTTCGCCAGCCGGGGCGGCAAGGACGAGGTGTATGACGAGGCGCCCCTCGCCGAGAACGACAAGGTGATCAACGGCAAGCCCCACGCCACCACGGTCATCGCGCAGACCCAGCAGCAGACGGCGGTCGGCGGCACACCGCTCTACCTGGCGATCGAGCGCGCCTACGACTACGCGGTGAAGCACTACACACCGGGCATGACCAACCAGGTGCTGGTGCTCAGCGACGGCGCCGACCAGGACAACTTCAACTCGTTGTCGGTCGACCAGACCGCGGCCTACGTCGCGCAGCGCTACGACCCCAAGAAGCCGGTCCAGCTCACCCTGCTGCTCACCAGCCCGAAGGAGAACGGCGCCGAGCTGTCCAAGATCGCCGCCGCCGGCCACGGCAGGGCGGTGCCGGTGACCTCCGTGGCCGACGTGCCGAAGATCTTCGCCGCGGCGTTGCAGAGCTGACGCGGGCGACTCGTCACGCCATACCCCGACTTGTCACGTCGTACCCCGACTTGTCACGTGAAAGCCGACTTGTCACGTCATACGGGGACTTGTCACGTGCTCTAGCACGTGACAAGTCCACCCAAGACGTGACAAGTCCACCCAACGTGTGACAAGTCCACCCAATACGTGACGAGTCCGCCGTGAGTGGTACCAGCCACGCATGCGCCGCTCAGCAGCTGCCGTCGCGTCAGAAGATGCTGTCGAGCACGTTCTGCACCGGGTCGATCGCGAAGTAGAGCACGAACAGCGCGGCGATCAGCCACATCAGCGGCGGCACCTGATTCACCCGGCCGCGCGCGATCTTGACCACCACGAACGCGATGCAGCCGGCGCCGATGCCGACGGTGATCGAGTAGCTGAAGGGCATCAGCACGATGGTGAGGAACGCCGGGATCGCGATGTCCCAGTCGCGCCAGTCGATGGCGCCGACCTGCTGCATCATCAGGAAGCCGACCAGCACCAGCGCGGGCGTCGCCGCCTCGTAGGGCACCATCTCCACGATCGGTGCGAGGAAGGTTGCCAGCAGGAAGAGCACCCCGGTGACGATCGCGGCGAGGCCGGTGCGCGCGCCCTCGCCGACGCCTGCGGTGGATTCGACATAGCCGGTGTTGGAGCTGACCGCGGCGGCGCCACCAGCAGCGGCCGCGACCGAGTCGACGATCAGGATCTTCTGCGCGTCGGGCGGGTTGCCGTCCTCGTCGAGCAGGTCGGCCTCGGCACCGATCGCGACCATCGTGCCCATCGTGTCGAAGAAGTCGGCGAGCACCAGCGAGAAGATCAGCAGCAGCGCGGTGATCACACTGATCTTGCTGAACGACCCGAACAGGCTGAAGTGCCCGATCAGACCGAAGTCCGGCGTGGCCACCCAGTTGTCCGGCACCTTGGGCACGTTGAGGCTCCAGCCGGTCTCGTTCTTGCCGTCCGGGGTGCGTGCGCCGAGGTTGCCGACCGCTTCGACGATCAGCGCGAGAACTGTGGTCGCCAGGATCGCAATCAGTATGGCGCCCTTGACTTTTCGCACGTAGAGCGCGATCACCAGGATCAGCCCGATCGCGAAGACGAGCACCGGCCAGCCGTTCAGCTGACCGCCGATGCCGAGCTGCACCGGGGTGCCGGCGCCGGCGCGCACGAAGCCGGCGTCGAACAGCGCGATGAAGGTGATGAACATGCCGATGCCCACGCTGATCGCGGTCTTCATCGGCGCCGGCAGCGCCTTGAACGCCGCCACCCGGAAGCCCGACACCACCAGCACGAGCATCACGATGCCCTCGAGCACGACCAGGCCCATCGCGTCGGCCCACGTCATACCGGGCAGGGCGGCGATCGAGAAGGTGACGAACGCGTTGAGGCCGAGGCCGGTCGCGATCGCCAGCGGGTAGTTGGCGATCGCGCCCATCGCGATCGTCATCACCCCGGCGACCAGACAGGTCGCGGCGGCGATCATCGCCAGGTGCGGAGTGCCGGTGCCGCCACCGAGAAGCTCGCCCTTGCCGCCGTTGTCGCGGACGGTGCCGATGATCAGCGGGTTGAGCACGATGATGTAGGCCATCGCGAAGAACGTCACCAGGCCGCCGCGGATCTCGCGGCCGATGGTCGAGCCACGGGCGCTGATCTTGAAGTAGCGGTCGACCTGGTTCAGGGCGGGGGCAGGCGCTGACACGGGCTAAAGATTAGGGCCCCAGTAGGCTGCTGCGTGTGACGGATCCGGAACCCGACGAGCTGCTGCCCGTCAAGGTGGACGTGCTGCGGGTGGTCGAGGTCGGCATCGCGCTGTGGGTCGTCGCGCTGATCGTGACCCTCGTCATACCGTCGCTGCACTCGGGTGACCGCGACTGGTGGCCGTGGACCTGCGCGACCGGCGCTGGGCTCGGGGCGCTCGGCTGGGCCTACGTGCGGCGCGGCCGCGGCAACGCCTCGGCGGCCTGACGGCGGGACGCGGGCTCAGCTGCCGCCGCCACCGATCAGCACGGCACGGCGCTTGCGCAGGGCGCGGTCGGCCGCCCTGTCCGCCTCCTCCGGCGTCTTGCCGGCAGCGATCGCCTTGTCGTAGGCCCGCTGCCGGATCCGGGCGATGCGCGCCTGCCGGCGCTCCTTGACACCACTGAGAAATCCCATGGCGTCCGACCCTACGCCCCGGCGGCATCGGCAGGACTTGCCCGGGCGCTCGCGGCGGGTGCCACAGTAGAGCCATGACGCAAGCGCCCACGACGCAGGAAACCTCCACCACCGTCGTGCTCTTCGGAGCCACCGGCGACCTCGCCCGCCGCAAGCTGTTGCCGGGGCTGTTCCGTCTCTTCGCGACGCATCTGCTCGGTGACCTGCGGGTCGTCGGCACGTCGATGGAGGACCTGACCCGGGACGAATTCATCGACTTGACGCGCAAGTCCATCGACGATTTCTCCAAGCATGCGGTCGACGAGAAGATCTGGGGCGCCTTCGCCAAACGCCTTTACTACGTGCCGAGTTCGGCCGGTCCGGCCGCGCTGGAGAAGACCGTGCGCGAGGCGGAGGAGGGTATGCCGGAGCCGATCCAGCTGCTGCACTACCTGAGCGTGCCGCCCAAGGCGGCGCTCGACGTCATCGGCACGTTGCGCGAGGCGGGCCTGGTCAAGGGCGCCCGGGTGATCATGGAGAAGCCGTTCGGCACCGACCTGGCGAGCGCGCGTGCGCTGAACGCCGCGGTGCACGAGGTCTTCGACGAGCAGCAGATCTTCCGGATCGACCACTTCCTCGGCAAGGAGGC is a genomic window containing:
- a CDS encoding substrate-binding domain-containing protein; amino-acid sequence: MSPGHGRHRARTGLPTAMKALLVGACVVALVAAGLLITRPWEGGSTTAGPSGSGRPGSDPAGSDTPVVAVWTGTPNDPMVTKLAAKLGSSSYHLVAAGSESDADLLLTTGTTAGPAQVATTPVVLAMPLPMLQVAGTPTPQNLQAWMNGKKTWANQGKPGWGRFTLTVPDPKSNPLGAVAYGAFTTMVNGGPITGQPNLLQPSDTELAVLHAGQVMNPVATTQAADATLNASSVDAFAAKTSGVLTTEQAVMAHNGARGALPFVPVPLLGGVAAMPVNAAVAPKSDNRQTAAAVLRDLRSSAGAAALKAAGFRGPKGEAPDSPTAPKLTAPQFFSDTQLASARKGFAQAQRRNSILAVLDLSGSMNDDFSNSGKSKISLLKQLTALSYSVASPKSVSSVWFFASRGGKDEVYDEAPLAENDKVINGKPHATTVIAQTQQQTAVGGTPLYLAIERAYDYAVKHYTPGMTNQVLVLSDGADQDNFNSLSVDQTAAYVAQRYDPKKPVQLTLLLTSPKENGAELSKIAAAGHGRAVPVTSVADVPKIFAAALQS
- a CDS encoding NCS2 family permease — translated: MSAPAPALNQVDRYFKISARGSTIGREIRGGLVTFFAMAYIIVLNPLIIGTVRDNGGKGELLGGGTGTPHLAMIAAATCLVAGVMTIAMGAIANYPLAIATGLGLNAFVTFSIAALPGMTWADAMGLVVLEGIVMLVLVVSGFRVAAFKALPAPMKTAISVGIGMFITFIALFDAGFVRAGAGTPVQLGIGGQLNGWPVLVFAIGLILVIALYVRKVKGAILIAILATTVLALIVEAVGNLGARTPDGKNETGWSLNVPKVPDNWVATPDFGLIGHFSLFGSFSKISVITALLLIFSLVLADFFDTMGTMVAIGAEADLLDEDGNPPDAQKILIVDSVAAAAGGAAAVSSNTGYVESTAGVGEGARTGLAAIVTGVLFLLATFLAPIVEMVPYEAATPALVLVGFLMMQQVGAIDWRDWDIAIPAFLTIVLMPFSYSITVGIGAGCIAFVVVKIARGRVNQVPPLMWLIAALFVLYFAIDPVQNVLDSIF
- a CDS encoding DUF2530 domain-containing protein, producing the protein MTDPEPDELLPVKVDVLRVVEVGIALWVVALIVTLVIPSLHSGDRDWWPWTCATGAGLGALGWAYVRRGRGNASAA